A single Musa acuminata AAA Group cultivar baxijiao chromosome BXJ2-1, Cavendish_Baxijiao_AAA, whole genome shotgun sequence DNA region contains:
- the LOC135597971 gene encoding PRA1 family protein B4-like, translated as MHNTSPPAYVPISAYPDPAPVPPSRPSVSEARPSPAPAPPNASSPAAGAADLVSSFKEHGRALISAQRPWLQLLDVTALARPASAGDACFRLRHNIAYFRTNYTLFCLSVLAVSLLWHPASLFAFIALTAAWFFLCFTRDRPVVLCGRPITDGTILGYGLFMRKAVLHRYQCSKG; from the coding sequence ATGCACAATACATCGCCGCCCGCCTACGTTCCCATCTCCGCCTACCCCGATCCAGCGCCCGTGCCCCCATCGCGGCCTTCCGTCTCGGAGGCTCGCCCTTCTCCGGCCCCCGCGCCGCCTAACGCGTCCTCTCCCGCCGCCGGGGCCGCCGACCTGGTCTCCAGCTTTAAGGAGCACGGCAGGGCCCTGATCTCCGCCCAGCGCCCGTGGCTGCAGCTTCTCGACGTCACCGCCCTCGCTCGCCCCGCCAGCGCCGGCGACGCTTGCTTCCGCCTCCGCCATAACATAGCCTACTTCCGCACCAACTACACCCTCTTCTGCCTCTCCGTCCTCGCCGTCTCCCTCCTCTGGCACCCTGCCTCCTTGTTCGCCTTCATCGCCCTCACCGCCGCCTGGTTCTTCCTCTGCTTCACCCGCGACCGACCGGTCGTCCTCTGCGGCCGCCCGATCACCGACGGGACCATCCTCGGCTATGGTTTATTCATGAGAAAAGCAGTATTACATAGATATCAATGTAGCAAAGGCTAG
- the LOC135597972 gene encoding PRA1 family protein E-like, protein MHNTSPPAYVPISAYPDPAPVPPSRPSVSEARPSPAPGPPNASSPAAGAADLVSSFKEHGRALISAQRPWLQLLDVTALARPASAGDACFRLRHNIAYFRTNYTLFCLSVLAVSLLWHPASLFAFIALTAAWFFLCFTRDRPVVLCGRPITDGTILGVLSVATIFALIFSNVGPTVFGAIMIGTVIICLHSLFRATTDDRFLHETEAASGGLVVPAYGIALFS, encoded by the coding sequence ATGCACAATACATCGCCGCCCGCCTACGTTCCCATCTCCGCCTACCCCGATCCAGCGCCCGTGCCCCCATCGCGGCCTTCCGTCTCGGAGGCTCGCCCTTCTCCGGCCCCCGGGCCGCCTAACGCGTCCTCTCCCGCCGCCGGGGCCGCCGACCTGGTCTCCAGCTTTAAGGAGCACGGCAGGGCCCTGATCTCCGCCCAGCGCCCGTGGCTGCAGCTTCTCGACGTCACCGCCCTCGCTCGCCCCGCCAGCGCCGGCGACGCTTGCTTCCGCCTCCGCCATAACATAGCCTACTTCCGCACCAACTACACCCTCTTCTGCCTCTCCGTCCTCGCCGTCTCCCTCCTCTGGCACCCTGCCTCCTTGTTCGCCTTCATCGCCCTCACCGCCGCCTGGTTCTTCCTCTGCTTCACCCGCGACCGGCCGGTCGTCCTCTGCGGCCGCCCGATCACCGACGGGACCATCCTCGGCGTGCTCTCCGTGGCCACGATCTTCGCTCTCATCTTCTCCAATGTCGGACCGACCGTCTTCGGAGCCATCATGATCGGGACAGTGATCATCTGCCTGCATTCGCTGTTCAGGGCGACGACGGACGATCGCTTTCTCCATGAAACAGAGGCCGCAAGCGGCGGATTGGTTGTCCCCGCTTACGGGATCGCATTATTTTCTTGA
- the LOC135597973 gene encoding probable CCR4-associated factor 1 homolog 11 — MAINVGKANLVEHLELILSLRGSYPIVAIDTEFPGFIRDTPRNATEEERYNDVKHNVDNMHLIQLGVALFDEGGNTPWPGCCWQFNFSDFDPDVDASSPDSIELLTQSGHDFQQYRRHGIDARRCAYLVCVKLFCQPYCSKYVTFHGLYDVAFVIKMITRAPLPNTLNEFSDLVRTIFGQIYDLKYISRFCGGLRRGEIGLVGLSRLLNFEPVGIRHQAAYDSLLIGALFNEMKQRRHNVEDDRSASVLYGIENRCVENRRTRRIDRRGWPYARRQQNRLLAMGLAV; from the coding sequence ATGGCCATCAACGTGGGGAAGGCAAACCTTGTGGAGCACTTGGAGCTCATCCTCAGTCTCCGTGGCTCCTACCCGATAGTGGCAATCGATACGGAGTTCCCGGGGTTCATTCGGGACACCCCTCGCAATGCCACCGAAGAAGAAAGATACAATGACGTGAAGCACAACGTGGATAACATGCACCTGATCCAGCTGGGCGTCGCCTTGTTCGACGAAGGCGGCAACACCCCATGGCCGGGGTGCTGTTGGCAGTTCAATTTTTCGGATTTCGATCCCGATGTGGATGCTTCCTCTCCCGACTCCATCGAGTTGTTGACACAGAGCGGGCACGACTTCCAGCAATACCGACGACACGGCATCGACGCGCGGCGGTGCGCCTATCTGGTATGCGTGAAGCTCTTCTGCCAACCCTACTGCTCCAAGTATGTTACGTTTCACGGACTCTACGACGTGGCTTTTGTGATAAAGATGATCACCCGAGCCCCACTGCCCAACACCTTGAACGAGTTCTCTGATTTGGTGAGGACCATCTTCGGCCAGATTTATGATCTCAAATATATATCTCGATTTTGTGGAGGACTGCGTCGGGGAGAGATTGGTTTGGTGGGACTATCAAGGTTATTGAACTTTGAACCCGTAGGGATCCGTCACCAAGCAGCATATGACAGTCTACTAATTGGGGCACTCTTCAACGAAATGAAGCAACGAAGGCATAACGTAGAGGACGACAGATCTGCATCGGTCCTCTATGGTATAGAGAATCGATGCGTCGAGAACAGGAGGACTCGAAGGATTGACCGCAGAGGTTGGCCTTACGCAAGACGGCAGCAAAACCGCTTGCTTGCCATGGGGTTGGCGGTTTAA